A single Vigna radiata var. radiata cultivar VC1973A chromosome 8, Vradiata_ver6, whole genome shotgun sequence DNA region contains:
- the LOC106770675 gene encoding cysteine-rich receptor-like protein kinase 29 codes for MGFCPGYRTPEECIKCLNDSRATLTKDCPNQKEAILWNADCTLRYSNRSMYGLMENQPTVLLSVTSEVRGSVEQFNKALESLMRKLTRIAASGDSRRKDATGSEMLQIFKPYSVTRSARLICLRKIALSVWMKLSQKSQIAVGARVGAMF; via the coding sequence ATGGGGTTCTGTCCTGGCTACCGTACACCGGAAGAATGCATCAAATGTCTCAACGATTCCAGAGCTACTCTCACAAAGGACTGTCCAAACCAGAAAGAGGCAATTCTGTGGAATGCTGATTGCACCTTGCGTTACTCTAACCGCTCCATGTATGGCCTCATGGAGAACCAACCCACGGTGCTACTCTCTGTCACTTCGGAAGTAAGGGGTTCCGTTGAGCAATTCAACAAAGCGCTGGAGAGCTTGATGAGGAAGCTAACACGCATAGCTGCGTCTGGTGACTCTCGTCGTAAGGATGCTACAGGCAGTGAAATGCTCCAGATTTTCAAACCATATTCGGTTACACGCAGTGCTCGCCTGATTTGTCTTCGGAAGATTGCTCTAAGTGTTTGGATGAAGCTATCTCAAAAATCCCAGATTGCTGTCGGGGCAAGAGTGGGGGCAATGTTTTGA
- the LOC106771830 gene encoding cysteine-rich receptor-like protein kinase 10, translated as MVIPMGNISCMLAFLLSCLISRASAQVTYKYCDNKEGNYTMNSTYYNNLNTLLSKLSSHTQINYGFYNFSYGQXNDKVNAIGLCRGDVEPDECRRXLNDSAATITQLCPNQKEAHLWFKANECQLRYSPRSIFGVVESSPWFYIKNRNNVTEPDKFNQALSNLMRNLTALAASGDSRRKYAADRAIASNFKTVYVYGLVQCTPDLSEIGCSSCLEKAISEIPSCCVNAKGGRIHGPSCNIRFERELFYDQTPKLDSDVTAPSPSPPSSLNNTSPEGSNNTVIIVIAVVLSTVVVAVVSFLCLCSHLRRRKARKRLAVNQDDDDIEIXQSLQFDFDTIRVATEDFSDSNKLGEGGFGAVYKGRLPNEQMIAVKRLSSGSSQGDIEFKNEVLLVAKLQHRNLVRLLGFCLEGRERLLVYEFVPNKSLDYFIFDPAKKALLDWAMRYKIIKGISRGLLYLHEDSLLRIIHRDLKASNILLDXEMNPKIADFGIARLVLLDQTHANTNRVVGTYGYMAPEYIMQGQFSVKSDIFSFGVLLLEIVSGQKNSSFRHGENVEDLLSFVSAISSLLFIFH; from the exons ATGGTCATACCTATGGGCAATATTTCTTGCATGCTtgcttttcttctctcttgtctAATATCTAGAGCCAGCGCCCAGGTTACCTACAAGTACTGTGATAACAAGGAAGGGAACTACACAATGAACAGCACCTATTACAATAATCTCAACACCCTTCTATCCAAGCTTTCTTCCCACACACAAATTAACTATGGTTTCTACAACTTCTCATATGGTCAAAANAATGACAAAGTAAACGCCATTGGGCTGTGCAGAGGAGATGTTGAGCCAGATGAGTGCCGCAGGTGNCTCAACGATTCTGCAGCCACGATTACACAGCTTTGTCCAAATCAGAAAGAGGCACATTTGTGGTTTAAGGCCAACGAATGCCAGTTGCGTTATTCTCCGCGCTCAATATTCGGTGTCGTGGAATCTTCTCCTTGGTTCTACATTAAGAACAGAAACAATGTAACGGAACCGGATAAGTTTAACCAAGCCCTTTCCAACTTAATGAGGAATCTCACAGCCTTGGCTGCATCAGGTGACTCTCGTCGTAAGTATGCTGCGGATAGGGCTATTGCATCAAACTTTAAAACCGTATACGTATATGGTCTTGTGCAGTGCACCCCTGATTTGTCTGAGATAGGCTGCAGTTCATGCTTGGAAAAGGCTATCTCAGAAATCCCATCGTGTTGTGTGAACGCGAAAGGTGGTAGAATTCATGGACCAAGTTGTAATATTAGATTCGAAAGAGAATTGTTCTACGATCAAACGCCTAAATTAGACTCTGACGTAACCGCTCCATCTCCGTCACCTCCTTCCTCCCTGAATAACACTTCCCCCGAAG GAAGCAACAACACGGTAATAATTGTTATTGCCGTTGTTCTTTCTACCGTTGTTGTTGCTGTCGTTTCCTTCCTTTGTCTCTGCAGTCACTTAAGGAGGAGGAAGGCAAGAAAACGTTTAGCAG TTAATCAAGATGATGATGACATTGAAATTNCTCAGTCATTGCAATTCGACTTCGACACAATACGAGTTGCTACAGAAGACTTCTCTGATTCTAATAAACTTGGAGAAGGTGGATTTGGAGCTGTTTACAAG GGTAGGCTCCCCAATGAACAGATGATTGCAGTCAAAAGGTTGTCAAGTGGATCCAGCCAAGGAGACATTGAGTTTAAGAATGAAGTGCTTTTAGTGGCCAAGCTTCAGCACAGAAATTTAGTTAGACTACTTGGTTTCTGCTTGGAAGGAAGAGAAAGGCTACTCGTCTATGAGTTTGTTCCTAACAAAAGCCTTGATTATTTCATATTTG ATCCAGCCAAGAAAGCACTGTTGGATTGGGCAATGCGATACAAAATCATAAAAGGTATCAGCCGAGGGCTTCTCTACCTTCACGAAGATTCTCTNCTGCGTATTATACATCGTGATCTCAAAGCAAGCAATATTCTCTTAGACNAAGAGATGAATCCTAAGATAGCAGATTTTGGCATTGCAAGACTGGTTTTACTGGATCAAACTCACGCAAATACAAATAGAGTTGTGGGAACCTA TGGATACATGGCACCGGAGTACATAATGCAAGGACAATTTTCGGTAAAGTCAGATATCTTTAGTTTTGGTGTACTGCTTCTTGAGATCGTAAGTGGGCAGAAAAACAGTAGCTTTCGTCATGGGGAGAATGTTGAGGATCTACTGAGCTTCGTAAGTGCTATTTCCtccttattatttatttttcattaa
- the LOC106770676 gene encoding LOW QUALITY PROTEIN: cysteine-rich receptor-like protein kinase 26 (The sequence of the model RefSeq protein was modified relative to this genomic sequence to represent the inferred CDS: deleted 1 base in 1 codon; substituted 1 base at 1 genomic stop codon): MGSCSFLTWFLCFLVFMATITSQAKADVTSQDFHYFCDSNNDRGNYTTNGIYSQNLNSALVIVALHASRNGFFNVSIGKGTNRANAIAQCRGDVTPTECTKCLAQTRANLTRVCSNRKEAIGWYENEKCMLRYSDRTITGLDEIGPAYFVWNLNDAPNADQFNRVVKKLLNGLRDTAASATKGRKYAVSTATGPDEQVIYGLAQCTPDLIGPQCLDCLVQSIAELPRCCNNRIGARIIRPSCYVRYETDFLFFGPPAPAAXPNSYFVYAPPSSSTDNTSSSRGKSNTAGTIIAIVVPVACVVLLLALLCIYLSLRKQRKKIEFEREEESDEDEVAFTESLQYNFNTIRVATNEFADSNKLGQGGFGAVYKGQLSNGQEIAVKRLSRDSGQGDLEFKNEVQLVAKLQHRNLVRLLGFGLEGRERLLVYEFVPNKSLDYFIFDPTMKPQLDWQMRYKIIKGIARGILYLHEDSRLRNIHRDLKASNILLDREMNPKIADFGMARLVLMDQTQINTSRIVGTYGYMAPEYAMHGQFSAKSDIFSFGVLILEIVSGQKNSGINNGESMEDLLSFAWRSWKEGKAINIVDPSLKSNSRNEMLRCIHIGLLCVQQNLVDRPTMATIVLMLNSHSLSLSIPAEPAFLYNSRTRSFPGMQSWEYNLRERGSSEPILKSAQESENELSITELLSLDVVHQSGSFIIHVSSLKPKYNVLESRVKCGCSILFKYVTTRTFSKPRLKPVRLKTC; this comes from the exons ATGGGTAGCTGTTCTTTCTTGACATGGTTTCTTTGTTTTCTGGTTTTCATGGCTACAATCACATCTCAAGCCAAAGCAGATGTAACTTCACAAGACTTCCACTACTTCTGCGACTCCAACAATGACAGGGGAAACTACACAACCAACGGCATCTACAGCCAAAACCTCAACAGCGCTCTCGTCATCGTCGCTCTCCATGCCTCCAGAAACGGTTTCTTCAACGTCTCAATCGGCAAGGGCACAAACAGAGCCAACGCCATTGCCCAGTGCAGAGGTGACGTCACGCCAACAGAGTGCACCAAGTGCCTCGCCCAAACCAGAGCCAACCTCACCCGCGTTTGCAGCAACCGGAAGGAGGCCATCGGCTGGTACGAGAACGAAAAGTGCATGCTTCGCTACTCCGACCGCACTATAACGGGCCTCGACGAAATTGGGCCTGCTTACTTCGTGTGGAACCTCAACGACGCACCCAACGCCGACCAGTTCAATCGAGTGGTGAAGAAGCTTCTGAACGGCCTCAGAGACACCGCGGCGTCGGCTACCAAGGGTCGGAAATACGCGGTGTCGACTGCGACGGGCCCAGATGAGCAAGTCATATATGGGCTTGCGCAGTGCACCCCTGATTTGATTGGGCCTCAGTGCCTTGACTGCTTGGTCCAGTCCATCGCTGAACTTCCACGGTGCTGTAATAACAGGATAGGTGCCAGAATTATTAGACCTAGCTGTTACGTAAGGTACGAAACtgatttccttttctttggGCCTCCGGCACCCGCCGCTTAACCCAACAGCTATTTCGTTT ATGCGCCTCCATCATCGTCCACCGACAACACTTCTTCTTCACGCG GAAAGAGCAACACAGCAGGGACTATCATCGCCATAGTAGTGCCAGTTGCTTGTGTTGTTTTGCTGCTCGCTCTTCTCTGCATCTATTTAAGCCTAaggaagcaaagaaaaaaaattgaat ttgaaagagaagaagaaagtgatgaagatgaagtcGCATTTACTGAGTCATTGCAATACAACTTCAACACCATACGTGTTGCTACAAATGAATTCGCCGATTCTAATAAACTTGGACAGGGCGGGTTTGGAGCTGTTTACAAA GGTCAGCTTTCCAATGGGCAAGAGATTGCTGTCAAAAGATTGTCAAGAGATTCTGGGCAAGGGGATTTGGAATTTAAGAATGAAGTGCAATTAGTGGCCAAGCTTCAGCATCGAAATTTAGTTAGGCTACTTGGCTTCGGCCTGGAAGGAAGAGAAAGGCTACTTGTCTATGAATTTGTTCCTAATAAAAGTCTTGATTACTTCATATTTG ATCCAACCATGAAACCTCAATTGGACTGGCAAATGCGCTACAAAATCATTAAAGGTATTGCTCGAGGGATTCTCTACCTTCACGAAGATTCTAGACTACGGAATATACATCGTGATCTTAAAGCAAGTAATATTCTCTTGGACAGAGAGATGAATCCAAAGATAGCAGATTTTGGTATGGCAAGACTAGTTTTAATGGATCAAACTCAAATAAATACGAGTAGAATTGTTGGAACTTA TGGATATATGGCACCAGAGTATGCAATGCATGGACAGTTTTCAGCGAAATCAGACATCTTCAGTTTTGGTGTACTGATTCTTGAGATTGTAAGCGGCCAGAAAAACAGTGGAATCAATAATGGAGAGAGCATGGAGGATTTGCTAAGCTTC GCTTGGAGAAGTTGGAAGGAGGGGAAGGCTATAAATATTGTAGATCCATCACTCAAGAGCAATTCACGGAATGAAATGCTGAGATGCATCCATATTGGTTTACTTTGTGTTCAACAAAATTTAGTTGACAGACCAACCATGGCTACCATTGTACTGATGCTTAATAGCCATTCTTTGAGTCTCTCTATTCCTGCAGAACCTGCATTTTTATAT AACAGTAGAACTAGAAGCTTTCCAGGGATGCAGTCATGGGAGTATAATTTAAGGGAAAGAGGATCAAGTGAACCGATACTTAAATCAGCTCAAGAATCAGAAAATGAACTTTCAATTACTGAGCTACTCTCGCTAGATGTTGTTCATCAGAGTGGATCTTTCATCATTCATGTTTCTTCTCTTAAACCAAAGTACAATGTATTGGAAAGTCGAGTAAAATGTGGGTGCAGTATCTTGTTTAAATATGTAACCACACGTACTTTCTCTAAACCGAGACTCAAACCTGTGAGACTCAAAACCtgttga